DNA sequence from the Streptomyces sp. NBC_01497 genome:
GCGCGCGGTGGTACTGGCCTCGCTGGACCCCGGGATCTCCAGCGCTGAACTCGCCCGCAGGTCCGGGCTGACCGCCCAGTCCATGGGCGCCGCCGTCCAGGGGCTCGTGGACCGGGGCGCGCTGGAGCGCTCGCCGCACCCGGAGAACCGGCGGGTGCAGCGGCTGCACGTCACGGACGAGGGCCTGGCCCTGGCCGAGCGGGCCCAGTCCGCGCTGGAGCGTGTGCAGGACGAGATGTTCGGTGTGCTGCCCGAACGCGAGCGGGCAGCCCTCCATCGCGCGCTCCACCGCGTCGTCGAACACAACATTCCCGAGGCGCTGCGGACCGTCGTCCCTCCGGAGGGTGACTGACCGCACCCACCGTGCGGTGGTGCCCGCCGGTGGCGGGGCTGTGCGGGTCGGCCCGCGGCCCGGCGCCGTCACCCCGAGGCCCGGCAACCCGCGCCGCCGGCCGCGCGGGGACGGCGGAGCGGGCGGCCGGGGTCTCGCCGCCCGGGTCAGCCGGCCGCGACCCATTCGTCGAAGGTGCAGGTCCCACGCGCGCTGTCACCGAGGGGCAGCAGGCCGCCCCCCGCCATGGCCTTGCCCACCGCTCCCGGCAGGCTGACCGGCAGCACGGGACGGCGGCCGCCGCGTGCCCGCTGCAGTTGCCTCACCATGGCGACCATCTCCCGTACCTCAGGTCCGGCCAGTTCGGGCGCGTGACCCGCCGGCTCGGCGAGGACGAGCCGCACGAGCGTGTCGGCCACCTCCCGTGCCGCGACCGGACGGCAGCGCATCCGGGGCACGACGGCGAGCGGGCCGCCGCGCGCCAGCATCTGGGCCGCGAACTCGTGGAACTGTGTCGTCCGCAGCACGGTGTACGGCACGCGGCTCTCCCGCACCCGTTCCTCCTGGCGGAGCTTGCCCTGGTAGTAGCCGAAGCCGACCCGGTCGATCCCCACGATGGACAGCACCACATGGTGTTCCACGCCCGCGCTCTCCAGCGCGGGCAGCAGGTGGCCGGCCGCCGCCTCGAAGAACGCGACGGACTTCGCCCTGCTCGTGGTCGTCACGTTGCTGGCGTCGATCACCCGCGATACGCCGTCCAGCGCCGCCTCCAGCCCTCGGCCGGTCGTCAGGTCCACCCCGCGGGACCGGGCGAGCACCCGAGGTTCGTGCCCGGCCGCCACTACGGCGTCGACCACGAGCCTGCCTGCCCAGCCGGTTCCACCGGCGACTGCGATACGCATGACATGTGCCTCTCGGATACGTCGATGACGTCGGTCACGTCACTCACTGTTCCCCCCGGCAGGAGACGACGTACCGGCCCCGAATGTGACATGACACGGCCAAACGGGTTGTCGCGC
Encoded proteins:
- a CDS encoding MarR family winged helix-turn-helix transcriptional regulator, with product MIHDPSHHTGYLTWQLGQATAQRLEKALRPIGISLAQVRAVVLASLDPGISSAELARRSGLTAQSMGAAVQGLVDRGALERSPHPENRRVQRLHVTDEGLALAERAQSALERVQDEMFGVLPERERAALHRALHRVVEHNIPEALRTVVPPEGD
- a CDS encoding SDR family oxidoreductase; translation: MRIAVAGGTGWAGRLVVDAVVAAGHEPRVLARSRGVDLTTGRGLEAALDGVSRVIDASNVTTTSRAKSVAFFEAAAGHLLPALESAGVEHHVVLSIVGIDRVGFGYYQGKLRQEERVRESRVPYTVLRTTQFHEFAAQMLARGGPLAVVPRMRCRPVAAREVADTLVRLVLAEPAGHAPELAGPEVREMVAMVRQLQRARGGRRPVLPVSLPGAVGKAMAGGGLLPLGDSARGTCTFDEWVAAG